CCCTCGGACACCGTCGGTCTCCGCGCTACGCCTGCGGGCCGCCTCCGTGGACATCGGAGCCCAGCCGATCCACGAAGAGGTTTACGGCCGCCAGGATGGCTTCATCTTCGCTCCTTCCGTAGCCCTCGATTTGCCCTCTCTCCCTCCATCGCCCCCTCCCCGTCCTGTACGAAAGCATATCCTTGGTGGGTCGGACCTGGAACTCGCATTCCGCCTTGAACCAGGCGGCTCCGTCGTCGGATGGGACCATCGTGAGCTCCGCGGTTACCACGACCGAATACCGTCCCTGGCGGAAGATGAAGAAGACGGTCCCCCCGGTGCGATAGTAGCCTACGACGTCGAGGCCACCCAGGAAACGATCTTTGTCCGGCATGCAGGCGATGAATTCTACATCCCAGTGCCGGATGGACGTGTGCACGCCCCCGGCAGGTGCAGGCAGTGCGTGAAGCGCCCGGCGGCAGGGGACTCGCCGGACCACGTTTCGCTAGCGTCGCTTGTAGCGTCCTCCGAGTGAAGGGGTCGCCTCGACCCGCGTTCGACCCATCTCCGACCCGCTGACGCTGCGGCTCCGACCTCGCCGGGTTCATCGGCTCGCGACGATGGCGTGGATTTCTGCCGCGGCCTTCTCCATCTCAAGCCGGACGAGTCCGATGTTCGTTTCCTCGGACAGAATCACGACGAGCGTGAACCGATCCTCGATGGGACACACGAGAAAGACAGGGCCGTCGACATAGACATGAACCTCCCGGACGCTGGGCAGCCCCAGCGCCTCGGCGGCCCGATGGCCGGCGCTCACGAGCAGGGCCGCCATTGCCGTCGCCGCGCCCTTCTCCGCCGACGGGCCTAGGAAGGCGATGGGAAGACCGTTCGCATCCGCCAGCCCGACCGCGGAAATCCCTTCGACCGACCGGCGCATCCGCTCCAGGACCGACGCCAGTTGGGCGTTCAAGGTGACCTCGACGGTGGTCATAGCCCTCCCTGTGGCCTTACGACCCGGGCGGGGTCCGTGGGATGCTCATCACCCTCGCGTATCGGTACATCCCCAGGCCCAGGAGGCCGGCGGCCAACACGAGACCCAGAATCCAGACGGGGTCGGGGAGCGTGATGTCCGCCACGAACAGGGTGGTCATGACCATCCACACCATGAGTCCAAGCCCCATGGTCGTCACGCTGTTCTGCAGACCCCGCACCTTTCGAAACAGCTGGAGCTGGAGGAGCTCGGGCGT
Above is a window of Thermoplasmata archaeon DNA encoding:
- a CDS encoding roadblock/LC7 domain-containing protein; the protein is MTTVEVTLNAQLASVLERMRRSVEGISAVGLADANGLPIAFLGPSAEKGAATAMAALLVSAGHRAAEALGLPSVREVHVYVDGPVFLVCPIEDRFTLVVILSEETNIGLVRLEMEKAAAEIHAIVASR